Proteins from a genomic interval of Dendropsophus ebraccatus isolate aDenEbr1 chromosome 6, aDenEbr1.pat, whole genome shotgun sequence:
- the LOC138795324 gene encoding olfactory receptor 5V1-like produces MDNKTSANEVILLGFSNDMKTNICLYVIFFFIYFFCVIGNCLMICVIILSPPLHTPMYFFLVNLSFIDMSCSSSAVPKLLVDLLSTHKTISVIGCLIQFNFIILIGASECQLLAVMAYDRYIAICCPLHYHVLMRWRVCYYLTAFVWIFSFINTIIPSLVMPITMCYPNKINHFMCELQSVLKLSCDDTSIQELVIFSIGFIALLLPFVFIIGSYFCIISSILKIRSTGRSKAFSTCTSHITVVVMYFGTAMLTYLRSSSMHSLSRDKYISIFYVMICPMINPLIYSLNNRDVKKALVMVTRPR; encoded by the coding sequence ATGGACAATAAGACATCGGCCAACGAAGTGATTCTCCTGGGATTCTCTAATGACATGAAAACTAATATCTGTTTGTATGTTATCTTTTTCTTCATCTACTTCTTCTGTGTTATTGGGAACTGTCTTATGATATGTGTCATTATACTGAGTCCCCCATTacacaccccaatgtacttcttccTTGTGAATTTATCCTTTATAGACATGAGTTGTTCTTCATCTGCTGTTCCTAAATTGCTCGTTGATCTCTTATCTACCCATAAGACTATATCAGTCATCGGTTGTCTCATACAGTTTAACTTTATTATATTGATTGGAGCTTCTGAATGCCAACTTCTTGCCGTAATGGCCTATGACCGGTACATCGCTATCTGCTGTCCCCTCCACTACCATGTCCTCATGAGGTGGAGGGTGTGTTACTATCTGACAGCCTTTGTCTGGATTTTTAGCTTCATAAACACAATCATTCCATCCCTTGTAATGCCGATTACCATGTGTTATCCCAACAAGATCAACCACTTTATGTGTGAGCTCCAATCGGTGCTGAAGCTGTCGTGTGACGATACCTCTATTCAAGAGCTTGTGATATTCAGCATTGGTTTTATTGCTCTTCTTCTCCCTTTTGTCTTCATCATCGGATCCTATTTTTGTATTATATCTTCTATATTGAAGATTCGCTCAACAGGAAGGTCTAAAGCCTTTTCTACGTGCACCTCCCATATCACTGTGGTGGTCATGTACTTTGGGACCGCAATGCTGACATATCTACGATCATCATCAATGCATTCTTTAAGTCGCGAtaaatatatttctattttttatgtCATGATATGTCCAATGATAAACCCTCTCATCTACAGCCTGAACAACAGAGACGTCAAAAAAGCCCTAGTAATGGTGACTAGACCTAGGTGA